The Sediminitomix flava genome contains the following window.
AGAAATATAATTAGACTTTGTACTTACAGCTGGAATTATCATTTTACCATCTTCAGCCCAATCCATAGCTATAGCGTATAACCTACCTTCGTTAGTAGTAAATCTAAAATCTTCTGAAGTTAACTCTTGATTTTTACCTTCTGTATGATGACCTGTTGCAACTTGTGTAGGTCCTTCCCCGAAGATTTTCCAAGGTCTAGAACCATAGATCGCCTTTCCATTGACTTTTAACCAATTTCCCATCTCAAATAGAATGGCTTGTTGATCCTCAGGAATGGTTCCATCAGCTTTAGGACCTACATTAAGCAACAAACAACCATTTTTACTTACTATGTCTACCAAATCATCGATTAAGGTATTCGCATCTTTTGATTTCCAATTTTTAACGTAACCCCATGAATTTTTACCGATTGAAGTATCTGTTTGCCAAGGCTCTTTTCGGATATCTGACATTTTTCCTCTTTCAATATCCAAAACGTGTGTTCCTTCTGGGAAGGTTACCATTTTGAAATTCTTTGTTTGTAGTACAACATCCTTATTCCATTCAACTCCTTTGTTATAATAATAGGCTGCAATTTTAGGATGATATGGACTAAATTCCTCTCTATCTATATAAAAATCAAACCATAAGATATCTGGCTGATAATTATCAATTATATCGGTAGTTCTCTTCCACCACATAGATAAAAACTCTTTATCTGCTGGTGCATAATGCTCATGAGGTTTGCTATATAAATCCGAATATTGTGGATCCATTGTATCAAATCCTTCCTTATACGTAAAATAGTTCCAGTTAAAAGCATAATGAGAAGAGGCACCTATTTTTAAATCTCTATTTCGAGCTTCAGTAGTCAATTCACCTAAAATATCTTTTTTAGGCCCCATATCTACTGAATTCCAACGTGTATGATTTGATTTATACATCGCAAAACCATCATGATGTTCTGCTACAGGCACAATATATTTTGCTCCAGACTTCTCGAAAATATCAATCCATTCTTTAGCATTGAAATGTTCCCCCTTAAACATTGGTATAAAATC
Protein-coding sequences here:
- a CDS encoding alpha-L-fucosidase → MRKVIVIFIAAILSACTSQKDSSIVGKKVYEPNWESLQQYEVPKWFQDAKLGIFIHWGAYSVPAYGSEWYPRLMYMDSVEWSPNGEARKEGPTYINKFHVENFGELNSFGYKDFIPMFKGEHFNAKEWIDIFEKSGAKYIVPVAEHHDGFAMYKSNHTRWNSVDMGPKKDILGELTTEARNRDLKIGASSHYAFNWNYFTYKEGFDTMDPQYSDLYSKPHEHYAPADKEFLSMWWKRTTDIIDNYQPDILWFDFYIDREEFSPYHPKIAAYYYNKGVEWNKDVVLQTKNFKMVTFPEGTHVLDIERGKMSDIRKEPWQTDTSIGKNSWGYVKNWKSKDANTLIDDLVDIVSKNGCLLLNVGPKADGTIPEDQQAILFEMGNWLKVNGKAIYGSRPWKIFGEGPTQVATGHHTEGKNQELTSEDFRFTTNEGRLYAIAMDWAEDGKMIIPAVSTKSNYISAAVQNVKLLGSNSNLDWRQTEKGLELQLPSEKPCEHAFVFEIEFNNNQSLAWLDK